A portion of the Granulosicoccus antarcticus IMCC3135 genome contains these proteins:
- a CDS encoding AMP nucleosidase: MTLHLTTPPPQKAISFTNATEAVDCLIAMYERNTAFLADAFAKYLSGSLPDTKHRAFYPEIRFRNSTYARVDSRLSYGHVDQPGLYTTTITQPKLFRDYLIHQLSLLIENHAEPIEIAESDVPIPLHFALESGSALAVHRPQKITVALRDAFDVPDIAQVNDYIVNGTLEVEPGLAMPLAPFPAQRIDYSLHRLVHYTATEPEHFQNYVLFTNYQFYIDEFCRLAHDMMKDGDSGYESFVEPGNVITLNGESEPSSGTAPSRQPQMPSYHLKSSKHRGITMVNIGVGPSNAKTITDHIAVLRPHAWLMLGHCAGLRNSQELGDYVLAHAYVREDKVLDADIPVWVPIPALAEVQQALQGAVADVTGLEGYELKRIMRTGTVASIDNRNWELQDQREPVRRLSQSRAIALDMESATIAANGFRLRVPYGTLLCVSDKPLQGELKLPGMATEFYQNQVSQHLEIGMLALRKLSEMKSERLHSRKLRSFFETAFQ; the protein is encoded by the coding sequence ATGACACTACATTTAACGACCCCACCACCCCAGAAGGCAATCAGTTTCACTAACGCCACAGAGGCGGTAGATTGTCTTATCGCAATGTATGAGCGTAATACCGCCTTTCTTGCAGATGCCTTTGCCAAATACCTAAGCGGCAGCCTGCCAGACACCAAACATCGCGCCTTCTACCCAGAGATACGATTCCGCAACAGCACCTATGCGCGCGTCGATTCACGACTGTCTTACGGACATGTTGACCAACCCGGCCTGTACACAACAACGATCACACAGCCGAAACTGTTTCGCGACTACCTGATACACCAGCTTAGCCTGCTGATTGAAAATCACGCGGAACCGATCGAAATTGCCGAATCCGATGTCCCCATCCCCCTGCACTTTGCTCTGGAATCCGGCTCAGCTCTCGCCGTACATCGACCGCAGAAGATTACTGTCGCGCTGCGTGATGCATTCGATGTGCCCGACATTGCGCAGGTCAATGACTACATCGTCAACGGCACTCTAGAAGTAGAACCAGGCCTGGCCATGCCTCTGGCTCCATTTCCCGCACAACGCATCGACTACTCGCTGCATCGACTGGTGCATTACACAGCGACAGAGCCTGAGCATTTTCAGAACTATGTCCTGTTCACCAACTATCAGTTCTATATTGATGAATTCTGTCGCCTGGCACACGACATGATGAAAGATGGCGATTCAGGCTATGAGTCTTTTGTAGAACCAGGCAATGTCATCACCCTGAATGGTGAGTCCGAGCCCAGCTCGGGCACAGCCCCATCCCGACAACCGCAGATGCCTTCCTACCACCTGAAGTCCAGCAAGCACCGCGGCATAACGATGGTCAACATTGGAGTGGGCCCATCCAACGCCAAGACCATCACCGACCATATCGCTGTCTTGCGACCTCACGCTTGGCTGATGCTGGGTCATTGCGCAGGCCTGAGAAACTCCCAGGAACTGGGAGACTACGTGCTTGCACACGCCTATGTTCGCGAAGACAAGGTACTGGATGCTGACATCCCGGTCTGGGTTCCGATTCCGGCACTAGCCGAAGTCCAGCAGGCTCTGCAAGGCGCTGTAGCAGACGTTACCGGCCTTGAAGGCTATGAATTGAAACGTATCATGCGCACAGGCACCGTTGCCTCCATCGACAATCGCAACTGGGAACTACAGGATCAGCGAGAGCCAGTACGCCGCCTGTCTCAATCCAGAGCCATTGCGCTGGATATGGAGTCTGCCACCATTGCAGCAAATGGGTTTCGCTTGCGCGTACCCTACGGCACCCTGCTCTGCGTCAGCGACAAACCACTACAAGGAGAACTCAAATTGCCAGGCATGGCAACCGAGTTCTACCAGAACCAGGTCTCACAGCATCTGGAAATAGGCATGCTGGCTTTGCGTAAACTCAGTGAGATGAAATCAGAGCGTCTCCACTCCAGAAAACTCAGAAGCTTTTTCGAAACCGCCTTTCAGTAG
- a CDS encoding cyanophycin synthetase, which translates to MKSLKTLIYSWISQKYMAGCSNYNSLQVRKASRSKKQARAMFARHDIPHAKGTLFLNPWTAHRFAREHGFPLCIKPNVSGFSRGSHFPINNYRELWKAALMVKVWWPTSIVEQYLLGNNYRVLATGDAMVSVIRRYPPFVDGNGQDTISTLIDAENQIREDMGLYPTVHPIQKSQATIDFLRKQGKTLNSIPAEGERVHTFNRIALAPGGVIEVIDQATIPAANRDLFLKVISAFDANLFGIDVIFEEGIEKDYREQRCIFLEVNSRPYTRMHNAPRYGQRENLDDFYNQMDALIVTDSDTF; encoded by the coding sequence GTGAAATCACTCAAGACGCTGATCTATAGCTGGATCAGCCAGAAGTACATGGCTGGCTGCAGCAACTACAACTCGCTTCAGGTCAGAAAGGCCAGCCGCTCCAAAAAGCAGGCGCGTGCAATGTTTGCCCGGCATGACATTCCGCACGCCAAAGGCACGCTCTTCCTCAATCCCTGGACCGCACACCGTTTCGCTCGCGAACACGGCTTCCCACTGTGCATCAAGCCAAATGTCAGCGGCTTCTCCCGTGGCAGCCATTTTCCGATCAACAACTATCGCGAACTTTGGAAAGCGGCTCTGATGGTCAAGGTCTGGTGGCCAACCAGCATCGTGGAGCAATACCTGCTGGGCAATAACTACAGGGTGCTGGCAACTGGCGATGCGATGGTCTCTGTCATACGCCGCTACCCGCCCTTCGTTGATGGCAACGGTCAGGACACAATCAGTACACTGATCGATGCGGAGAATCAAATACGCGAAGATATGGGGCTATACCCTACGGTTCATCCCATCCAGAAATCACAGGCGACTATTGATTTTCTGCGCAAGCAGGGTAAAACCCTGAATTCGATCCCTGCTGAAGGCGAACGAGTTCACACTTTCAACCGCATTGCACTGGCACCTGGTGGCGTTATCGAAGTCATTGACCAAGCCACTATTCCGGCTGCCAATCGTGACTTGTTCCTGAAGGTTATCAGCGCTTTTGACGCCAATCTGTTTGGTATCGATGTCATATTCGAAGAGGGCATCGAAAAGGACTACCGGGAACAACGATGCATTTTCCTGGAAGTCAATTCACGCCCCTACACACGCATGCACAACGCTCCGCGTTATGGGCAGCGAGAGAATCTGGATGATTTCTACAACCAGATGGACGCATTGATCGTTACCGACTCGGATACTTTCTGA
- a CDS encoding retropepsin-like aspartic protease family protein, which produces MSDSKTDSSHDSGKTIAGWMIVLLWLLILGGGTLLAQRMLDNRLMNNAPEWTSQNGASPTLRLKSDRYGQYQLEGLVNDQPVTFLIDTGATGISLSDVVARRSGLERGRRFNVLTANGTAQVFSTQLDSLSIGPFTQRNVRAHINPSLEGFTALLGMEFLRHYDLTQRRGELTISLP; this is translated from the coding sequence ATGTCAGATAGCAAGACCGATTCATCACATGATTCTGGTAAGACCATCGCAGGCTGGATGATTGTGCTGCTCTGGCTGCTGATACTGGGCGGTGGAACCCTGCTCGCGCAGCGCATGCTAGACAATCGTCTAATGAACAATGCACCCGAATGGACGTCTCAAAATGGTGCCTCCCCTACCCTGCGGCTCAAGTCTGATCGGTACGGCCAGTATCAGCTGGAAGGCCTGGTCAACGATCAACCCGTTACCTTTCTCATCGATACTGGCGCGACCGGCATCAGCCTGTCGGACGTCGTTGCCAGACGGTCAGGCCTGGAACGAGGTCGTCGATTCAACGTATTGACCGCTAACGGCACGGCACAAGTGTTTTCCACACAACTGGACTCACTCTCCATTGGCCCGTTTACGCAACGTAACGTTCGCGCACACATCAACCCGTCTCTGGAAGGTTTCACAGCCTTGCTGGGCATGGAGTTCCTACGACACTACGATCTGACTCAGCGCCGCGGTGAGTTGACTATCAGCCTGCCCTGA
- the fusA gene encoding elongation factor G produces MTDLSHYRNIGIFAHVDAGKTTTTERILKLTGKIHKTGEVHDGEATTDFMAQEQERGITIQSAATSCEWDGHRFNIIDTPGHVDFTIEVYRSLKVLDGGVGVFCGSGGVEPQSETNWRYANESEVARVIFVNKLDRMGADFYRVVKQVKDVLAARPVIMTLPIGTEDDFVGVVDLLTEKAWIWDDSGNPESYTLEDVPEDMIEIVAKYREELIETALEMDDEAMEKYFEGEIPDIATIQKCIRKGTIDLVWFPAFCGSAFKNKGMQPMLDGVVAYLPSPTEVKPQPEVDLEGVETGNFAIVDPDRPLRALAFKIMDDRYGALTFIRIYSGRIAKGDTVLNTFTGKTERIGRIVEMNAEDRIELDSAQAGDIVAVLGMKNVQTGHTLADPKHPATLEPMVFPDPVISIAVSPKDKAGSEKLGVAIGKMVAEDPSFRVMTDEESGETILMGMGELHLDIKIDILKRTHGVEVQVGKPQVAYRETITQKIEDTYTHKKQSGGSGQYGRIDYTIEPGEPGTGFEFESKVTGGNVPREYWPAVEKGFKLSMHEGVLAGYPLLDFRVVLTDGAFHAVDSSALAFEIAAKGAYRQSIQKAGPQIIEPVMKVDVFTPDDHVGDVIGDLNRRRGMIKSQEPGATGVRIKADVPLSEMFGYIGDLRTMTSGRGQFSMEFSHYNPCPKNVADVVIKEAQERKAAK; encoded by the coding sequence ATGACTGACCTTTCACACTACCGCAACATTGGCATCTTTGCCCACGTTGATGCGGGCAAGACCACTACCACAGAGCGAATCCTGAAGCTCACGGGCAAGATACACAAGACCGGTGAAGTACACGATGGTGAAGCTACCACTGACTTCATGGCTCAGGAGCAAGAGCGCGGAATAACCATCCAGTCAGCGGCGACCAGCTGCGAGTGGGACGGTCACCGATTCAACATCATCGATACTCCGGGACACGTTGACTTCACTATCGAAGTTTATCGTTCCTTGAAAGTACTCGACGGTGGTGTGGGTGTTTTCTGTGGTTCTGGCGGTGTTGAGCCCCAGTCCGAAACAAACTGGCGTTATGCGAATGAATCTGAAGTAGCACGTGTAATCTTCGTCAACAAGCTGGATCGCATGGGCGCTGATTTCTATCGCGTCGTCAAGCAGGTGAAGGACGTGCTGGCTGCTCGTCCCGTCATCATGACTCTGCCAATCGGCACAGAAGATGACTTTGTGGGCGTTGTGGATCTGCTGACCGAAAAGGCATGGATCTGGGATGACTCTGGCAATCCTGAGAGCTACACGCTCGAAGATGTGCCTGAAGACATGATCGAGATCGTCGCCAAGTACCGTGAAGAGCTGATCGAAACTGCTCTGGAAATGGACGATGAAGCTATGGAGAAGTATTTCGAAGGCGAAATACCTGACATCGCTACCATCCAGAAGTGCATCCGCAAGGGCACAATCGACCTGGTCTGGTTTCCTGCTTTCTGTGGTTCTGCGTTCAAGAACAAGGGTATGCAGCCCATGCTCGACGGTGTGGTTGCCTATCTGCCTAGCCCGACTGAAGTCAAGCCACAACCTGAAGTGGATCTGGAAGGTGTTGAAACCGGTAATTTCGCGATTGTTGATCCCGACAGGCCTTTGCGTGCACTGGCGTTCAAGATCATGGATGACCGATATGGCGCTCTGACATTCATTCGCATCTACTCAGGCAGAATTGCGAAGGGTGATACGGTTCTCAATACTTTTACGGGTAAGACAGAACGAATCGGTCGTATCGTTGAAATGAACGCTGAAGACCGTATCGAGCTGGATTCTGCACAAGCGGGCGATATCGTCGCTGTATTGGGCATGAAGAACGTTCAGACAGGTCATACACTGGCCGATCCGAAGCATCCTGCCACACTTGAGCCTATGGTTTTCCCTGATCCGGTCATCTCGATTGCCGTATCACCGAAAGACAAGGCGGGTAGTGAGAAACTGGGTGTTGCCATTGGCAAGATGGTTGCCGAGGATCCTTCTTTCCGCGTCATGACTGACGAAGAAAGTGGTGAGACGATTCTGATGGGCATGGGTGAATTGCACCTGGACATCAAGATCGACATTCTCAAGCGTACTCACGGTGTTGAAGTTCAAGTGGGCAAGCCTCAGGTGGCTTACCGCGAGACAATTACACAGAAGATCGAAGATACTTACACTCACAAGAAGCAGTCTGGTGGTTCTGGCCAATACGGTCGTATCGACTACACCATCGAGCCGGGTGAGCCAGGTACTGGTTTTGAATTCGAATCCAAGGTTACAGGTGGCAACGTGCCACGTGAATACTGGCCAGCGGTCGAGAAAGGCTTCAAGCTGTCCATGCACGAAGGTGTATTGGCGGGTTATCCATTACTCGACTTCCGCGTCGTTCTGACCGATGGTGCCTTCCACGCAGTCGATTCAAGTGCGCTGGCATTTGAAATTGCTGCCAAAGGTGCTTACCGTCAGTCTATTCAGAAGGCAGGTCCTCAGATCATCGAGCCGGTCATGAAGGTAGACGTGTTCACACCAGATGATCACGTGGGTGATGTAATCGGTGACCTTAACCGTCGTCGTGGCATGATCAAGTCACAAGAGCCAGGTGCTACCGGTGTTCGCATCAAGGCAGACGTACCTTTGTCAGAGATGTTTGGCTACATTGGTGACCTGCGTACCATGACTTCTGGTCGTGGTCAGTTCTCCATGGAGTTCAGCCACTACAACCCTTGTCCGAAGAACGTTGCGGACGTGGTTATCAAGGAAGCTCAGGAACGCAAGGCTGCGAAGTAA
- a CDS encoding substrate-binding domain-containing protein: protein MASALLETTAPRVGLMIELTGSASLLPLVDAAVARLESNGFETIVVAAGRSARDEQTAWEVLARSHCDGIIMHSDCLSNDQLARLISTRKNVVHANLNNTQLGTLAAAHLITKGHRRIAMVSGPTYRYSVQHTLEGFMQTVASQRSGDIEMQTLEATLDEEGGANAMNILLNSKHPPTAVFLQNDRMAMGAFSTCQQNGVRMPHDMSILGCGDLCAAAHTRPTLSTIRQPLARIGEHAAQRVMNMINNMLAKPADEQGTDWAMPTIIPRNSVRDRNNSANCHQTGDGQISARERECLEWASKGKTSWEISQILGVTESTIIYHLRNATRKLNAANRLHAVAKALQASIIDF, encoded by the coding sequence ATGGCAAGTGCCCTGCTTGAAACGACCGCCCCTCGTGTCGGCCTGATGATCGAATTGACGGGCTCCGCCAGCTTGTTGCCGTTAGTCGATGCAGCCGTTGCGCGACTGGAATCCAATGGTTTCGAGACCATTGTGGTTGCTGCCGGTCGCAGCGCGCGTGATGAGCAAACGGCGTGGGAAGTCCTGGCACGCAGCCACTGCGACGGCATAATCATGCACTCTGACTGCCTCAGCAATGACCAATTGGCTCGTCTGATCAGCACCCGCAAGAACGTTGTACACGCCAATCTCAACAATACCCAGCTAGGCACACTGGCAGCAGCACATCTGATTACCAAGGGGCATCGTCGCATCGCCATGGTATCGGGACCTACATATCGCTACAGCGTGCAACATACGCTCGAAGGATTCATGCAGACGGTAGCCAGCCAGCGCAGCGGTGACATTGAGATGCAAACGCTGGAAGCAACTCTTGATGAAGAAGGCGGTGCCAACGCAATGAACATTCTGCTGAATTCAAAGCACCCGCCCACTGCCGTTTTTCTGCAGAACGACAGAATGGCCATGGGCGCTTTCAGCACCTGCCAGCAGAACGGTGTTCGCATGCCACACGACATGTCGATCCTGGGTTGTGGTGATCTGTGCGCCGCCGCTCACACCCGACCGACTCTCAGCACAATACGACAGCCATTGGCACGTATTGGCGAGCATGCCGCCCAGCGAGTCATGAACATGATCAACAACATGCTTGCCAAACCTGCTGATGAACAAGGCACAGACTGGGCAATGCCAACAATAATCCCGCGCAATAGCGTCCGGGATCGTAATAACAGCGCTAACTGTCATCAAACCGGTGATGGACAGATCAGTGCACGAGAGCGTGAATGCCTGGAATGGGCATCCAAAGGCAAGACTTCGTGGGAGATCAGCCAGATACTGGGCGTCACCGAGAGCACCATTATCTATCACTTGCGCAATGCCACTCGCAAGCTTAATGCGGCCAATCGCCTGCACGCAGTCGCCAAGGCCCTGCAAGCCTCGATCATCGACTTCTAA
- the cobS gene encoding cobaltochelatase subunit CobS, whose protein sequence is MLDSNQNNAYNNALLPDTTVSVRETFGLDVDLMVPAYSAHSERVPDIDPTYLFDFRTTMAILSGFANDWRVLISGFHGTGKSTHIEQVAARLNWPCLRINLDSHVSRIDLIGKDAIVLREGKQVTEFQEGILPWAYQRNVALVFDEYDAGRPDVMFVIQRVLESAGQLTLLDQSRVIRPHPAFRFFATANTVGLGDTTGLYHGTQQINQAQMDRWSVTTILNYLPADKEAAVVLGKAPHLDNEAGKKLIAQMVALAGLTRNAFRNGDLATVMSPRTVITWTQNLTFFKDVGLSLELAFVNKCDPAERALLGELYQRVFGEELPDIGV, encoded by the coding sequence ATGCTCGACTCGAATCAAAACAATGCGTACAACAATGCCTTGCTACCTGACACCACGGTCTCTGTAAGAGAAACCTTTGGTCTGGATGTGGATCTCATGGTACCGGCCTATTCGGCACATTCAGAGCGGGTGCCAGACATCGATCCGACCTATCTGTTTGATTTTCGCACAACCATGGCCATACTTTCAGGCTTTGCGAATGATTGGAGGGTTTTGATTTCCGGATTCCATGGCACCGGTAAATCCACGCATATAGAGCAGGTAGCAGCTCGGCTCAACTGGCCCTGTTTGCGAATCAATCTGGATAGCCATGTCAGTCGAATTGATCTGATCGGCAAAGATGCAATCGTGCTGCGTGAAGGCAAGCAGGTTACCGAGTTTCAGGAGGGTATTCTGCCTTGGGCCTATCAGCGTAATGTGGCTCTGGTCTTCGATGAATATGATGCTGGGCGCCCTGACGTCATGTTCGTTATCCAGCGTGTGCTTGAATCAGCGGGACAATTAACGCTGCTGGATCAAAGTCGCGTTATTCGGCCTCATCCAGCATTCCGTTTCTTTGCTACGGCCAACACGGTGGGCTTGGGTGATACCACAGGTCTTTACCACGGCACTCAGCAAATCAACCAGGCACAGATGGATCGTTGGTCGGTTACTACCATTCTCAATTACCTGCCTGCTGATAAGGAAGCTGCAGTCGTTCTGGGTAAAGCACCGCACCTGGATAACGAGGCGGGGAAAAAGCTGATCGCTCAAATGGTTGCGCTGGCTGGGCTGACGCGCAATGCCTTTCGGAATGGCGACCTGGCAACAGTCATGAGTCCTCGTACGGTCATTACCTGGACACAGAATCTGACTTTCTTCAAGGATGTCGGTTTATCGCTGGAGCTGGCGTTTGTGAACAAATGCGATCCGGCCGAGCGAGCCTTGTTGGGTGAGCTTTATCAACGGGTCTTTGGTGAGGAGCTTCCGGACATTGGCGTCTGA
- a CDS encoding cobaltochelatase CobT-related protein, translated as MASDDRTKGQPHLHPHKIGEVQAVGATESGAGVHVGEGINAPQGGNAAGMPAAFRQSTGACARAIARDRSIDITFDENAEDVEGMVLPGIPDDATALERLQTRGRSDAIALYKQYHDARTHARYQPQTDTSQRLHAMAEQTRVELLGANLYEGVGRNLDAALDGRYRLLLDTIRKPVINLGEVGEPRLGIEHALTLYLREQLSDRPLSPAADEVLSDWREWLKSDVSSKFKPADFNLDDQAGFARALGKLLRSLELEDGEPSDNPDEFDDEDQAQDESQTPQDDSESSESDSTDSQDEADSDAQEEDGNAEDGSESVEPDDDIPERSSEQPGSEWQTTTGDGTRRSENDYHVYTREYDEVIRPLDLCDAEELTRLRQTLDSHIGDLQRSVGRFANRLQRVLMAQQRRSWEFDLEEGQLDTSRLTRVLTDPLMPLTFKQESETPFRDTVVTLLLDNSGSMHGRSIRVAAVCADILSATLERCGVRIEILGFTTGAWKGGKSREKWVAAGYPPNPGRLNDLRHIIYKAADTPWRQSRRNLGLMMRKGLLKENIDGEALQWAHGRLLQRTEQRRILMMISDGAPIDDSTLSTNPGRFLEKHLRHVISQIERQGEVELVAIGIGHDVRQYYSRATTIHDVTQLADVMTSQLVELFSASHDRQPR; from the coding sequence TTGGCGTCTGACGATCGTACAAAAGGGCAGCCTCATTTGCATCCACACAAGATAGGTGAAGTGCAAGCGGTCGGCGCTACGGAATCCGGTGCCGGTGTGCACGTCGGTGAAGGCATCAATGCGCCTCAAGGTGGCAATGCTGCGGGCATGCCTGCAGCATTCAGGCAGTCTACGGGAGCTTGCGCGCGCGCCATAGCTCGAGACAGGTCCATTGATATCACCTTCGACGAAAATGCAGAAGATGTCGAAGGCATGGTCTTGCCGGGTATTCCCGATGATGCAACGGCGCTGGAGCGGCTTCAAACCCGTGGCCGCAGTGACGCTATCGCTTTGTACAAGCAGTATCATGATGCACGTACTCATGCGCGCTATCAGCCACAAACAGACACATCGCAACGTTTGCATGCAATGGCGGAGCAGACTCGGGTTGAGTTGCTTGGCGCAAATCTTTACGAAGGTGTAGGGCGTAATCTGGACGCAGCTCTGGACGGTCGCTACCGGTTATTACTGGATACGATTCGTAAACCGGTCATCAATCTGGGAGAGGTCGGGGAGCCACGGCTGGGAATTGAACATGCACTTACCTTGTACTTGCGTGAACAATTGAGTGATCGCCCGCTGAGTCCTGCTGCTGATGAAGTGCTGTCGGATTGGCGTGAGTGGCTGAAAAGCGATGTTTCCAGTAAGTTCAAACCGGCAGATTTCAATCTCGATGACCAGGCTGGTTTTGCCAGAGCACTGGGCAAACTGCTTCGATCTCTGGAACTCGAAGACGGTGAGCCGAGCGATAATCCTGATGAGTTCGATGACGAGGATCAAGCGCAGGACGAGTCACAGACGCCGCAGGACGATTCTGAAAGCAGTGAGTCGGATAGTACGGACTCGCAAGATGAGGCTGACTCGGATGCTCAGGAAGAAGATGGCAATGCCGAGGATGGCAGTGAGAGTGTCGAGCCCGATGATGACATCCCTGAGCGTAGTTCAGAGCAGCCTGGAAGTGAATGGCAGACGACGACGGGCGACGGGACTCGTCGTTCGGAAAATGATTATCACGTGTACACACGTGAGTACGATGAAGTCATTCGGCCTCTGGATCTGTGTGATGCTGAGGAGCTGACTCGTCTGCGGCAGACGCTCGATAGCCATATTGGTGACCTTCAGCGATCTGTCGGTCGATTCGCCAATCGCTTGCAACGCGTCTTGATGGCGCAGCAGCGACGCTCCTGGGAATTCGATCTGGAAGAAGGGCAGTTGGATACCTCACGCCTGACTCGAGTGCTTACCGACCCTTTGATGCCATTGACCTTCAAGCAGGAATCGGAAACGCCCTTCCGCGATACCGTGGTGACGCTGTTGCTCGACAACTCCGGCTCCATGCATGGTCGCTCGATTCGGGTGGCTGCCGTCTGCGCCGATATCCTTTCAGCAACGCTGGAGCGTTGTGGTGTGCGTATTGAAATTCTGGGCTTCACAACCGGCGCATGGAAAGGTGGCAAGTCGCGCGAAAAGTGGGTGGCCGCAGGTTATCCACCGAACCCTGGTCGGCTGAACGATCTGCGGCACATCATCTACAAGGCTGCAGATACACCCTGGCGTCAGTCAAGGCGTAATCTGGGACTGATGATGCGCAAGGGGCTGCTCAAGGAAAATATCGATGGTGAGGCACTGCAATGGGCGCATGGTCGATTGCTGCAACGTACCGAGCAACGGCGCATTCTGATGATGATCTCTGACGGCGCTCCTATTGACGATTCGACTCTGTCTACCAATCCGGGACGCTTTCTGGAAAAACATCTGCGACACGTCATTTCGCAGATAGAGCGTCAAGGAGAGGTGGAGCTGGTGGCAATCGGTATCGGCCACGATGTTCGTCAATACTATTCCCGAGCCACCACGATCCATGATGTGACGCAGCTGGCCGATGTCATGACAAGTCAGCTGGTCGAGCTGTTTTCAGCCAGCCATGATCGACAGCCTCGTTGA
- a CDS encoding HD domain-containing protein codes for MALSVIVWVNPLTPLAMTATNLPAWSEKLAPRLKSQIEFLVAIDALKSVYRASHIASNERRENSAEHSWHLTMFARILAEHANEAVDIERVIFMLMVHDIVEVDAGDTPLHGQQNPEQEANEQAAATRLFGLLPDDQSLLLRQCWDEFEAAQSADARFAKALDRLQPVLLNALTEGGTWKDYEVSLDQVTSRTAQIGKGSDTLWDMANAIFNEAVDHGWLKTARPADLS; via the coding sequence GTGGCACTATCCGTTATTGTCTGGGTCAACCCATTAACACCGCTTGCGATGACTGCCACGAATTTGCCTGCCTGGTCGGAAAAACTGGCTCCACGCCTGAAGTCACAGATAGAATTTCTCGTCGCAATCGATGCCTTGAAATCTGTCTACCGGGCCAGTCATATAGCTTCCAACGAGCGACGTGAGAACAGTGCTGAGCACAGCTGGCACCTGACGATGTTCGCTCGTATTCTGGCCGAACACGCCAACGAAGCTGTCGATATAGAGCGCGTTATTTTCATGCTGATGGTGCACGACATCGTGGAAGTGGATGCCGGCGACACTCCCCTGCACGGCCAACAGAACCCGGAGCAAGAGGCTAACGAACAGGCTGCGGCCACTCGCCTGTTCGGCCTGTTACCCGATGATCAGTCTCTGCTGCTACGTCAGTGCTGGGACGAATTTGAGGCAGCCCAGTCTGCCGATGCCCGCTTCGCAAAGGCATTGGACAGACTGCAGCCCGTGCTGCTCAATGCCCTGACCGAGGGCGGCACCTGGAAGGATTACGAGGTGTCTCTGGACCAGGTAACCTCCAGAACAGCACAGATAGGCAAAGGCTCGGATACCCTATGGGATATGGCCAATGCGATCTTCAACGAGGCTGTCGATCATGGCTGGCTGAAAACAGCTCGACCAGCTGACTTGTCATGA